DNA sequence from the Dehalococcoidales bacterium genome:
ACGAAATGTGGCCGCATTGGAGGCACTGTTCATACCAGCCGTCAGAGTCACTGTCCAGAAAGACATTGCCGCCACATTTGGGACATCTCTTCTGAGCAAATCCAGCTTTCACTTCATTTCTCCCGTGAGCCGGGTACACACTTCCCGGCATGGTTATCTTCCCTCTGGACTCCTCTTTTTCAGCACTCTGCTAGAACCAGTTATCGATGGCTGCATGAGGTTCGCCGTACCGCCTGATCCAGTCCACAAGGCCTCTCACGCTTGCCGTAGCTACGGCCACGCACTTATCAGCCCCCCCGTAGTAGAGGTAAAGTGTGTCTCCATCACCCTGAAGTGTATATCCGGTTGGAAAGACCACGCCTCCCACGTCACCAACTAGCTCGTAATGCTCCTCGGGCCCGAAGACCCACTGCTCCCCGCGTAGCAGGCAACGCTCCGGATTCTCAACGTCGAGGAGGGCAAGCCCCTGTCGATACAGGCTACCTGACATCGTCTGTTTGACACCGTGATATATCAGCAGCCAGCCCTCCGGAGTCTCGATTAGCGGGCAGGACAGACCGATTTTCCCTGCGTCCCACCAAGCCCCGCGCCTTGCCATGAGGATGATTCTATGTTGCCCCCAGTGCTTCAGGTCTGGCGAGTAAGAGATCCAGATATGTGAGTCCTCTCCAAGGGTACTTGGTCTGTGTATCATCGCCCAACGGCCGTGCACTCGCCTGGGGAGAAAAGCGGCATCCTTGTCGTATGGAGGCATCACCATTCCCAGTCGCTCGAAGTCCCGGAAATCGGCGGTGAGGGCCAGGGATACCCCCGGACCACCTCTTGACCAGGCAGTATAGGTCACGGCATACCTCTCCAGCTCTTCGAGGAAGACGATCCTCGGGTCTTCAATCCCCCATATCTCCTCGGGGTATCGAGCAGGGTCAGGCATCAGCATGGGAGCGGCATCTATCCTCCAGTTGTCGATTCCGTTATCCGATCTCGCGGCACAGAAATGAGAATGCCCACGCAGGTCCTCCACCCGGCACAGCAGCAGAGTTGTACCATCTTCCAGGCGCGTGGCTCCGGCGTTGAAGACCGAATTGGCAGGATATGGCCAATCCTTAGCTGTCAGGATAGGATTCGCCTGGCACCTGGTGAACAGGGCTACTTTCTGGCCAGTTATCGTCAACGCATTTCCTCCTATGAGAATCCAGTTGGGCGGGACATTCCGGGCTCCTGTGCAATGCTGCCGGTCTGTTCATATGCCCCGCGCTTCGCCCAATGCACTGCGGACTAAGTACAGTCTACAAGTAGCATCCTGAAAGGAACCTTGGAGAACCACTGGGGCTTGAATAGAAAACCCTAAGACGTTCATTAGAATTCGGAGGGCTCTGAGGACTTGACAGGCTGTGTCTCTGGCAACTGCGCAGTATCCTTTAACCCGACCGTCCGCGACTACAGCTTCAACTCTCTGTCCGCAAGCAGGACACATGACCTGAACCCACTCCAGCTTCATTATTCCTACTCCCTCACGAATCTTCCCGCGCGTGCCCGGGACTAGCTTCAGCTTCACCACTCCCTCGCTTCTCACCTTGCGCGGGACCAAACCACGCATTTATCTAACCTCCAATACAGGGGCCCTTATTGAGTTCCAACGGGCAGCCGTTACTAAACATCTGGCAATCTCTGGCTGTCACCCAATACCCACTCCAGAGTTTCAATCATAGCTATCAACCTGAAGAGGGAGGAGGTGCTCAGGTGCCGGGACCCACTCGAGCGTTTGTCCTTTAGCCTCTTTACTGCTTCTCTTATCTCCTCTTCTTCTCTCATTCCCTCCCCTCCTTTCTACCCGAATAATCTTGTGGACTATCTTGTTTCGGGCCTGAGGTATCTGTAGCTATAAACAAGCCTGTAGAAAACCACCAGATTGGTCAAACCCGATATGACGATAAGACAGAAGTAGGCTTGCCCGGAAGTACACTACTGCATTTACCATGACGGTAACATTATCCTTGGTGATTACTTCCTGCGAGGGGACATTCATTGTTACCACACGCATGTCCCTCTTCACAATTCTGTCAACGAAAGGAATGATGAGAAAGAAACCAGGCCCCTTAGCCCCGAGCAGCCGCCCCAGGCGGGAAATAACCCCCCGTCCATACTCCGGCACGATCTTAATCGCCATCATAAACAGTATTAGCGCCCCAAACACAACTACTCCAATAGCAATTGCCGTCAACTAGCCCTCCTTATAGTTACCCTGCAGTGAATACACCAGATAGC
Encoded proteins:
- a CDS encoding SPFH domain-containing protein, with product MTAIAIGVVVFGALILFMMAIKIVPEYGRGVISRLGRLLGAKGPGFFLIIPFVDRIVKRDMRVVTMNVPSQEVITKDNVTVMVNAVVYFRASLLLSYRHIGFDQSGGFLQACL